Part of the Lycorma delicatula isolate Av1 chromosome 13, ASM4794821v1, whole genome shotgun sequence genome is shown below.
GTTGTGATAAGCAGCTCTGATGTCATCCAATCACTGGAAGAAGTATGCCGCATTTACTGCCATTCTTTCATCTAGGAATTCAATTAGCAACAACATTTTGAGTCCCAAAAGACAGTTTCCAGAACTTCTCCAGCTGACAAGTGTTTTTGACTTTGATCAGTGCATCCTGCCCACTTTTTTGACAAATGGTCTGAATGTTGCCATCATTGACGCTGGTATGCAGATGATGTTTGGGATTTTCATTCTCCACTGCATCACAgccacttaaaattttttaacccaATCAAACACTTCTCTGAACTGTGCCTGGAGTCTATTCAGAAATTTTCAGAGGAATTGACATCTTCATTTGTAAGAAATCTGTTAAACCATTTGTGACCTTGTGGCTTCTGAGTTACTTTGACGAAGGAGAGGCATTTTTGGACTATATTGTGACCTGCAATGAAATGTGGGTTCACTACATCCcggaaaacaaaaaacagtacgGATTTGGGAAAAAAGTCAAAAACGCTTGTTAGCCGGAAAAGTTCTGGAAACTGTCTTTTGGGACTCAACAGATTTGTTGAATCTGTaagaattcttttataatttgttatgcaATGGATGATGGTATCTCCTGCTCAGACATTCTGCTACGATGTGGAAACATGATCTACAGGTGTGGCTGGGCAGTTGCTCCCCTCCACACATATCCAGTTAATTACTTGCAGCATCCCACTATATTCACTGCTGTTCCTCAGTCCATGTGGCAAAAttccggtttatatttgaatgaccctcataaatttgtggttaataaaattttgtatttaatcactGATATATGAGAACAGTTTGCAGTTGGAAGAGTatgattttgtgtatttttttaattatatgaactaTATGTTATGACTTGATTAAAAACTGTGATTTAATCTACGATCTAGAAtactactattttaaaaattacacagtaaaatgtataatttaacacattttactGTGTTAAAATTACACAGTATTAGAGTTTACTGCTCATCTAATAATGCGATTATCTGGATATTTTAGGATTAAATCTTTGAGTTCAATAAACACTTCGGTAAAAGATTCATTTTGATCTGCCAAATTATTCTGAGAGTTTACTGAATGTCTgagtaaatacatttattcaaatCTACGTGCACATATTTTGATTTAagtacagataaaataataatattagaaaacttcatttttaagtcaattaaaaaattatttattttttagtctatatgGCAAGTAAATCCTTTTAACTTGCATCCCATACAGTCATATGTCATacctaagatattttattaaacatgctcagttttagtgaaaacattatttgttttgaGGGAGGTGAAGTGatgcagatttatttatttttattaaaaaagaatgttgtatttcattgtttattgttatttctttttttaattaaaattttcctgcaGTTTGTAACTGCGtgatgtttttgtgttttagggATAATTATTTTCGCAGCGGTGAAGGTTTCCTGTGTGTGTTTTCAATTACAGAAGATGAAAGTTTTCAAGCGACACAAGATTTCaggtaagaattttatttgattttgatttatcattttcatgggaaaattaatatatactgaGTATTCTACTAATTCAATTCAGGTGAATCCAGACCATTCAGTCTCCAAGTTTTGAAACCTGAGTAAGGTTCTCCATCAAAAATTAAGAGGGACATCTTTCAGGAAACATGGGTGGGCCTCTAGATAAGGTTGAAGTTTAGAAAAATACATCTGTATGAATTGGTAGATTACTTTGTCGCTCATCCACTAGATAAAGTATGGTAAGCGATACCAAAAATGTATTTCTACTTCTATAAAGGTGGAACAGTGTGTGTAACTACATGCTTTTTTGCATTAAGCATCGTACTTCTATAATGCTATGATGTTAAATTGTAGCCAATGTGTTTTAACCGATGGTAGAGAACGATGTGGATGCTTGTATACAGATTCAAATTCCTTTCTCCATACTGAAAACGTAATATGCTTAATTTATAACAGTATACCACTGTACCTTTTAAATGCACACCGCATTTGAAAAGTACAGAATTCTTATAGCAATTATCcgtctagaatttttttttttgtattagtaattgaaatttaatgtaattatatgatttaaaatcaGTTTGTATGATGGATTGTATATGTtgataaatgtgttaaaatatttattttgaatgaattaattttcagttgaatttttatttcatttcagggAACAAATATTGCGTGTAAAAAATGATGAAAGTATACCATTTTTGTTAGTCGGTAATAAAGGTGATTTAGATGAAAAACGAAAAGTTACATTGGCCGATGCACAAAGTCGTGCTCAACAGTGGGGTGTACCTTATGTCGAAACATCAGCTAAAACAAGAGAGAATGTTGAtaaggttagtttttttttatgtgtaattttagaTAGATAAGAAGCTGTAATGAATccatcaaattataataaacagaaatacagtaaaccatttttatttgaatttaacttTGCAAGGTTACATCTGGATTATCAGAAATCTGGATaactagaaaatgaaaaaaaaaacttttttttcagggTGGtcatatcattctaatgtttaataaaagtatgaaaatataaaaaagtaaatgtatttcaataaaattaaaaaaatacttggaaacagatacaatgtaataaaaaacagatacagtatttcattacaaaaatctaacaagtagaaatctttaaataaaaaaataagaatttataaaaattgtcttaagagaaattaaaatttacttccctactgtttttataaaaagtcattaaaaaaacttatttaaaaaaaaaaatgaggaaaacttattaataaaagaaagaattattcaaATGTTGCTGATCGTCTTATTATACGTcagcattaaaataatgaatatagaaaacaattttaaaataaataataaaatacaaggtctgttaaaaaatgaaagagaatttcTGAATTATGCACACTTATCTTGTCAGTTAAGTTGATCTTTTTTCTGTGTGTTATAGTAATGTCAGCGGATATACTTGTTAATTTTCAGCCAGCTGCAATGTGTTGTCTGAAGAGTGAAATAACAAGATATACTTACTGTgttgggtgattttttttgtatagcaAATTTTGAATCAGAAATTTTGTGTTCAAAACGGAATTAAGTgcaacaaagataaaattttaaaggcCTTTGGCAATGAATTTATCACTTGTAAAAATGCTTTCAGAAAGTCTGAGAAGATATCAAAGTTAATATGAAGTCTGGGGCATCCTAGCACATCAatcattgatgaaaatgttgaaaaagttaGAGTTTGTGCTTGCTAATCACAGAATTGCCATTGGAGGAGAGGTTGCTGAAGAAATAAGAATTTGATATGGGTCATGTGAAGcaatttttactaatgttttgaAGATGAAGTGGGTGGCAGccaaatttgtttcaaaactgctaaattttcagtaaaaacagCATTGCATAATCATCGCTGAACAAATGTTTACTACATCACTGATGACCCAGACATCCTCAAACACATCATAACTGGTGAAAAAAGGCTCTATTACATGACACCAGGAGATCGCATAACACCAATTTTACATGTGAGTAATAGTCGTTCATGAATCGTGAGGATTTTTAGCATTCCATGTTCGACAGgtttggctgttaatgtagccatccaaattaaaactgtttcttgtcgctgaaataaacacgatccaaaatttcaatatcgtcatcaacaagagaacgaaaCTGGCAACAATACTGTAAACATTTTCTgtggtctacttctttcagttcttgaacgacacCGATGCAATAAGCATGTGATTGTAGTTTTTTACCGGCCCTGAAAGCTGTAGTTAGTGAAAACCCATCCTGTGAAGAGATAACTTTCTGAATTATTTTCTGGGTGAGCAAGTCAAATATGTtttttcacatcctccagaactgTTAACAGTGACGGTTGACCTGTGCTTTTCCAATCGTGTTAATTCCTAgtctcacgaaatttattaatcatatgcACTATTGTtgacttattaggaactgaagaattgggaaattttgtCCGAAACTTGTCTTTTCTTCATAAGATTTACACGCACAATAAACACACATTCGTCCTTGGAAAATGCCATAGTTGACAAAATAGAGACAAATTTATACCGGTGTAGCACTAGCgcataagaaaaacatttcaacCGTTACAAACTGCTAACCTTGTGTGTAAtgttgccaactgacatgtagggagaaataaaatttacctatgcgtgacttctaccttcttaatcttagggttgtGTACTTTTTGAAAAACCCATTACTTTTGCACCTCCTTGTATGGGTTTAATCTGACTATATCAAAATGATTCTTACTATGTGCTTGTACCCCTTTTCCTTTTATTTGTaagataatgttttgttttttttattttttttttcaggtattttttgATCTAATGAGAGAAATAAGATCAAGAAAAATGGAAGATAATAGAATGAGTAACAATAGAGGAAAAGATAAaagcaaaagaaagaaattaaagtgtgctattttgtaaatagaaaaaaaacaaatttttttttgaaactgaagaataaaaataaggatTAAGTATGGACTTATTTgctaatgtttataatttatatattattattacacacataaaaaaaaatatattataattttcagtgaaacaaaataattattaacaaattattattattattcttattatatatctgctgggtatttatttatttttaaaaattttaattttacagtgcGCGCTTGTATTATTGTctcattttagaattaaattattacattagttaagtatataattatataaatttttttatttaatttatttttgttttggttctTTTTTTACGTGATTGTGCTTGATGGTATGtatgatatttaattaagaaattgtctGTCGaaggaaaaaaagttttatattataaataatgtatatacagTATAAATTGAGTTGTGTACGAACaacttattctaataaaattaatcgtaTTATAAAACTgctgtttgtaataaaaaaaaaaagaagatttttattatgCGCTTTATAAGGAAAACTCTAAAAACCAAACTGAATTTTACTGTTCTTTAAGTCgcttcagtaaaaaaattgtttttctttttaatttgctagtatgtatatatgtaggTTGCCCTTATGTACTGTAAACCctttttacctataatttaaaTCTCcccacacactctctctctctcattgaTCAATTCTAAATACTCTAAGGAGTATTTAGAGTTGATCAattaaggaagattttttttttaccttaacgGAATCAAGGTTTTTTTATCCAGATTTCATAAAtcgtgaaattttattaaaaacttaggttttataatagattattttgtcGCTAAACAACTTGaaattgtagttttaaataaagtaataaaaaacaaaagcaaatgttcttattgaattctgtatttttttaatgtaatgcaaaaTTTTTTTGACTTTGGCACAAAACAATTAgtgtaaatttcagtttataatatgctttactatataaataaaatttacttcctttTGAAGGTTGTTTTGGAGAATTTTAGTAAGTtggtttttaagttaaattattaataatattaattaagttaaattatttgtaatgataTTGCTGATAAGTTTTAGGCTTACACCATAAAGGGCTTTGGCAGCTCTCTGAAGTAAATTTATATGAGTATAACAAACTTAGAGTATTAGATAAGAGATTATATATACTTGAGTCCGTTTTAAGGAGATATTGTGCCAATTACTCCCTTTATATCTGTCAATctgttttattcttctttaaattaaaaaaaaatttgcttgtcactgccattttgttttattttacaaatctacTGATAACGAGTCACAAGAAGAGCTGTGAACATACTGGAGTAGCagccaaacataaaaaatataacaaaatatatgcaCTACTATTAACATTGGCTTGACATACCTCAATCTAGTGTATGAAAATGGTTCACgtgaatgtttcattattttactaccttctgtcatcattattattttccacACCACCACCTggtcttaaaataaattcatcagttGCATTCTTCATTACTCCATCTTTTCCTGgtaatcactttttattttttctacatgacTGAAATAAAACCGACCCGATTTTCTTTAGACATAGTTGTTATTCCTCCCTAaagaaattactgtaattttatcataattaattgttagctgattgaatgtaatattttaatttagcctGATATAATCTATTGTTTTGAGGTCACACGTATATGTAGAAAGGAGCACTAGTCTACGACCAATTGTGGTCGTAAACATTTATAGATGCAAAATGTTCttactttctgtttttattttttcaattaaattatataatgggtattttttccattaaccaccttttaaaattaatactgtatgtTTGAATTTCCAACAGTGGTGGcccattctttaaatattaatttccttttgtttatgaATCCTTATCCTTAGATATTAGGTGTGATCGATTTAATCACTTTGCCGACAGATTTTgaaattgaagataaaatattgtacagttttctgattttaaattttttgtaagtacCTAAATCTCATATTTACAACATCAtatgtcttcagtcgtttgactggtttgatgtagctctccaagcttccctatctagtgctagtagtttcattttggtataccatgcatcctacatcgctaacaaattgttttctgtattccaaacattgcctgcctgcaaaatttttcccatctacctgtccctccaacataaaagtgactatttcaggatgccgtTAGATGTGGCCTGTAAGTGTCTCTTTTTTTAGCTAGATTTTCCAAatccttcatcaatttgccacaaattctcttcatttgtcactttatcatcCAACTGTTCAGCATTCTCCTAGtgccgcatttcaaaaacttctaatttttttcttcttaggtactgCGATTGTTGatttttcacttccatataaagctacgtgccaaacatatgctttcaaaaatgttttcctgatgtttaaattaatttttgatgtaaacaaattatatttcttattgaaagctcgttttgcctgtgctattcggcattttatgtcgctcctgctttggccatctttagtaattatacgtCCCAAATAAAAACTTCtgtctccataatcttttctcgtcctgtttttatattcagtggtctacctactttatttctactacatttcattacttttgttttgttcttttttattttcacgcggtagttcttgcatatgACTTTACCTATGGCATTCATGTTTTTTctgtcttaaataaaaattacttattatttctttcatttcatatctATCAAagccatatttattattatgcttttacggccaacatgggaccacttaagtcaattttagttggatcttttctgagaaaagcgtgttattttactctttcgagctgcccagtatttcttcatccgttcagatcttgctttcttttcttcatccgtaaacaccctcttcgttgtattttgtcgtttgccTGTCTCAAAGCATATTATAgcatttttatgcttttattgtATTATAGCATATTATAGCATTTTTATGCTTTGagaattttctgtttttccctgatgtcaatagaattttatgtttattgtacaGAGGATTCTTTTACTATAAATTTGATTGTTGATATTGAAATGTTACagtaatttaacatttcatttgatattcttgtta
Proteins encoded:
- the LOC142333977 gene encoding ras-related protein Ral-a-like, whose protein sequence is MEFVEDYEPTKADSYRKKVVLDGEEVQIDMLDTAGQEDYAAIRDNYFRSGEGFLCVFSITEDESFQATQDFREQILRVKNDESIPFLLVGNKGDLDEKRKVTLADAQSRAQQWGVPYVETSAKTRENVDKVFFDLMREIRSRKMEDNRMSNNRGKDKSKRKKLKCAIL